In the Hordeum vulgare subsp. vulgare chromosome 7H, MorexV3_pseudomolecules_assembly, whole genome shotgun sequence genome, one interval contains:
- the LOC123413556 gene encoding membrane protein of ER body-like protein isoform X2: MMEVAVESPQPVAWDQFREEVEIMEEEGGGAAAAVAAAAAAGELLTREIKKRLLDHGNGHGHANGGGAEELKAAEDEEEAPEDPKVDKPPQGHANGGEAEEVKPPQAEGDKEEEAPPEEPKVAEDEQQQRHKSIFFDAAKVPDIITQVSARYLVTGTTRSGPEKEDANRNPSLKGKELEAHENGSVQEINHGPSNGKLENGSPLSGSHQVLNGAEPKTEYLFEINKTEIYPSDHVTEAQPKVEEYDLEKILDQQETHDLFCPNCKSCITRRVILKKRKRTVRTTTTPDGPSKRPYTEEVPLPSATEVDEQESPEVFRCLSCFSFFIPTGCSFNIFRIFGRRDVGGQPDVLPPPASKDTPPRSENCTSWLLSCFQPGDSPNQPAPAADSVTVPLLSGTPSSDDTTTIAESSTSYVHHSHGTVVKPEHLAVESHSENQATTDPATMPLQSVTQNSNDTTTKTESSTSYVHHSQGTVANPEHSTVESSSGHQTTTITTTTTTKATASSSSTNTSSHTASATGFFHTDTLEVVTGEMPPSKPDGGAIHHLLGHEDVRRTAMTTSENGFTTHSVHTSGMKVDGPNVTNVARGDISTSPIPQATDPHHLVVSVPEQVNPTPPRPQQRDDWDILKAIVYGGLVESVTSLSVVSAAASSGAKTLDIFILGMANLIGGLPLIFHNIADLRDIRDVDGGNERVGHYWLQLGRRSKARLHMILALLSYIVFGLLPPVIYGLSFRESNDRENKMMAVAGASLACIALLALGKAHVKTAPRTYFKTLMYYLTIAVSSSGLSYVAGVLITRLLEHFGVIEQGASAAPAPPGMSFPHSVGAQTSAWASF; the protein is encoded by the exons atgatggaggtgGCGGTGGAGAGCCCGCAGCCGGTGGCGTGGGACCAGTTCAGGGAGGAGGTGGAGATCATGGAGGAGGAAGGCGGCGGCGCTGCTGCcgccgttgctgctgctgctgctgcagggGAGCTGCTGACCAGGGAGATCAAGAAGAGGCTGCTGGACCATGGGAATGGCCATGGCCATGCCAATGGAGGAGGAGCAGAGGAGCTCAAGGCcgccgaggacgaggaggaggctcCTGAAGACCCCAAGGTTGACAAGCCTCCTCAAGGCCATGCCAATGGAGGAGAAGCAGAGGAGGTCAAGCCTCCTCAAGCAGAGggtgacaaggaggaggaggctcctcctgAAGAGCCCAAGGTTGCTGAAGATGAGCAGCAGCAGCGGCACAAGAGTATCTTCTTCGATGCAGCCAAAG TTCCTGATATTATTACTCAGGTAAGTGCCAGATATCTGGTCACGGGAACGACGCGATCCGGTCCCGAAAAGGAAGACGCAAACCGAAATCCGAGTCTGAAAGGCAAAGAGCTTGAAGCACATGAAAATGGCAGTGTTCAAGAAATCAACCATGGTCCAAGCAACGGCAAGTTAGAAAATGGATCGCCTTTGAGCGGCTCACATCAGGTCCTCAACGGCGCTGAACCTAAGACAGAGTACCTGTTTGAAATCAACAAGACTGAAATTTACCCCAGTGATCATGTCACCGAGGCTCAACCGAAGGTCGAAGAGTACGACCTCGAGAAGATTTTGGACCAGCAAGAAACTCATGACCTGTTCTGTCCCAACTGCAAGTCGTGCATAACTCGGAGGGTGAtcctgaagaagaggaagaggacagtaagaacaacaacaacaccagatgGACCGTCAAAGAGACCGTACACTGAAGAAGTGCCACTGCCTTCTGCCACTGAAGTAGATGAGCAAGAATCACCCGAAGTGTTCAGATGTTTGTcatgcttctccttcttcattcCAACAG GATGCAGTTTCAACATATTCCGTATATTTGGGAGGAGGGATGTGGGCGGACAACCTGATGTTCTGCCTCCTCCTGCATCAAAGGACACGCCTCCTCGCTCTGAAAATTGCACAAGCTGGCTTCTGTCTTGTTTCCAGCCAGGAGATAGCCCAAACCAACCTGCTCCTGCTGCTG ATTCAGTGACGGTGCCACTGCTGTCCGGTACACCGAGCTCAGACGATACAACCACGATAGCTGAATCTAGCACATCATATGTTCATCATAGTCATGGCACGGTTGTAAAACCAGAGCATTTGGCAGTTGAATCACATTCAGAGAACCAAGCTACTACAG ATCCAGCGACGATGCCACTGCAGTCAGTGACACAGAACTCCAATGATACAACCACTAAAACTGAATCCAGCACATCCTATGTTCATCATAGTCAGGGCACAGTTGCTAACCCAGAGCACTCGACTGTCGAGTCATCGTCGGGGCATCAGaccaccacaatcaccacaactacAACCACGAAAGCAACTGCTTCATCATCCTCCACAAACACATCGTCTCACACGGCGTCTGCTACAG GTTTCTTCCACACAGACACACTGGAAGTGGTAACCGGTGAAATGCCTCCCTCAAAGCCTGACGGTGGTGCAATCCACCACCTACTTGGCCATGAAG ATGTTCGCAGAACTGCAATGACTACCTCCGAGAATGGCTTTACAACCCATTCAGTTCACACATCAGGAATGAAGGTCGATGGCCCGAATGTGACGAATGTCGCGAGGGGCGACATATCAACCTCGCCGATTCCTCAAGCAACAGATCCACATCATTTAGTGGTATCAGTCCCTGAACAAGTGAATCCGACTCCTCCTAGACCCCAACAGAGGGATGACTGGGATATACTGAAAGCCATAGTGTATGGAGGCTTAGTGGAGTCTGTCACCAGCCTCTCCGTTGTTTCGGCAGCCGCATCAAGCGGCGCAAAAACAT TGGATATATTCATCTTGGGCATGGCCAACCTTATTGGTGGACTTCCTCTCATTTTTCACAAT ATCGCTGATCTGAGAGACATCCGTGATGTGGACGGGGGTAACGAGCGAGTCGGACACTACTGGCTGCAGCTAGGAAGGCGGTCGAAAGCCCGGCTGCACATGATCCTGGCACTGCTGTCATACATCGTGTTCGGGCTACTTCCACCGGTCATCTACGGGTTGTCGTTCCGCGAGAGCAACGACAGGGAGAACAAGATGATGGCCGTCGCCGGTGCTTCGCTCGCCTGCATCGCTCTGCTGGCACTCGGAAAGGCGCATGTCAAGACGGCACCCAGGACATACTTCAAGACCCTCATGTACTACCTGACcatcgccgtgagctcgtcggggCTGTCGTACGTCGCCGGGGTGCTGATCACGCGGCTCCTGGAGCACTTTGGTGTGATCGAGCAAGGCGCGTCGGCTGCTCCTGCTCCTCCAGGCATGTCGTTCCCTCATTCAGTGGGTGCTCAGACATCTGCATGGGCATCATTCTGA
- the LOC123409273 gene encoding 30S ribosomal protein S13, chloroplastic-like, translating to MQQSRAWPSLARGIARRLAGRAPSAPISPLRSARGISSGSTCLLARQDGAFGHGGFIDSIRIGGVVIPNDKRVEYALQSIHGIGRARARQILSELNLENKVTKDLSKEEIMALREGIAKYMIEADLRRFKSAAVERLEGIRCYRGIRHADVLPVRGQRTKTNGRTRKEKRA from the exons ATGCAGCAGTCACGCGCATGGCCGTCCCTTGCCCGCGGCAtagcgcgccgcctcgccgggaGAGCGCCGTCagctccgatctctcctctccggTCCGCCAGGGGAATCTCCAGCGGGTCGACCTGCCTGCTTGCCCGCCAG GACGGAGCTTTCGGTCACGGTGGGTTCATCGATTCCATTCGTATTGGTGGTGTTGTGATACCTAACGACAAGAGGGTGGAGTACGCGCTGCAGTCCATCCATGGCATTGGACGGGCACGCGCCCGCCAGATCCTTTCAGAGCTCAATTtagagaacaaggtcaccaaggaccTCTCCAAGGAGGAGATCATGGCCCTCCGTGAGGGGATCGCAAAGTACATGATTGAAGCAGACCTA AGACGGTTTAAGAGTGCGGCAGTCGAGAGATTGGAAGGGATTAGATGCTACAGGGGCATCCGGCACGCGGATGTGCTCCCGGTACGTGGCCAAAGAACAAAGACCAATGGCAGGACTCGCAAGGAAAAGAGGGCTTGA
- the LOC123413556 gene encoding membrane protein of ER body-like protein isoform X1, whose product MMEVAVESPQPVAWDQFREEVEIMEEEGGGAAAAVAAAAAAGELLTREIKKRLLDHGNGHGHANGGGAEELKAAEDEEEAPEDPKVDKPPQGHANGGEAEEVKPPQAEGDKEEEAPPEEPKVAEDEQQQRHKSIFFDAAKGLWKCRHCDWTYRLSSPCGNGTVDHRGYRHQIERNIESLVEKKGLSDGSPNKVPDIITQVSARYLVTGTTRSGPEKEDANRNPSLKGKELEAHENGSVQEINHGPSNGKLENGSPLSGSHQVLNGAEPKTEYLFEINKTEIYPSDHVTEAQPKVEEYDLEKILDQQETHDLFCPNCKSCITRRVILKKRKRTVRTTTTPDGPSKRPYTEEVPLPSATEVDEQESPEVFRCLSCFSFFIPTGCSFNIFRIFGRRDVGGQPDVLPPPASKDTPPRSENCTSWLLSCFQPGDSPNQPAPAADSVTVPLLSGTPSSDDTTTIAESSTSYVHHSHGTVVKPEHLAVESHSENQATTDPATMPLQSVTQNSNDTTTKTESSTSYVHHSQGTVANPEHSTVESSSGHQTTTITTTTTTKATASSSSTNTSSHTASATGFFHTDTLEVVTGEMPPSKPDGGAIHHLLGHEDVRRTAMTTSENGFTTHSVHTSGMKVDGPNVTNVARGDISTSPIPQATDPHHLVVSVPEQVNPTPPRPQQRDDWDILKAIVYGGLVESVTSLSVVSAAASSGAKTLDIFILGMANLIGGLPLIFHNIADLRDIRDVDGGNERVGHYWLQLGRRSKARLHMILALLSYIVFGLLPPVIYGLSFRESNDRENKMMAVAGASLACIALLALGKAHVKTAPRTYFKTLMYYLTIAVSSSGLSYVAGVLITRLLEHFGVIEQGASAAPAPPGMSFPHSVGAQTSAWASF is encoded by the exons atgatggaggtgGCGGTGGAGAGCCCGCAGCCGGTGGCGTGGGACCAGTTCAGGGAGGAGGTGGAGATCATGGAGGAGGAAGGCGGCGGCGCTGCTGCcgccgttgctgctgctgctgctgcagggGAGCTGCTGACCAGGGAGATCAAGAAGAGGCTGCTGGACCATGGGAATGGCCATGGCCATGCCAATGGAGGAGGAGCAGAGGAGCTCAAGGCcgccgaggacgaggaggaggctcCTGAAGACCCCAAGGTTGACAAGCCTCCTCAAGGCCATGCCAATGGAGGAGAAGCAGAGGAGGTCAAGCCTCCTCAAGCAGAGggtgacaaggaggaggaggctcctcctgAAGAGCCCAAGGTTGCTGAAGATGAGCAGCAGCAGCGGCACAAGAGTATCTTCTTCGATGCAGCCAAAG GGTTATGGAAGTGCCGGCACTGCGATTGGACGTACCGCTTGAGTAGTCCGTGTGGAAATGGTACCGTAGATCATCGAGGCTATCGCCACCAAATCGAACGGAATATCGAATCGTTAGTTGAGAAGAAAGGATTGTCTGACGGTTCACCGAACAAAG TTCCTGATATTATTACTCAGGTAAGTGCCAGATATCTGGTCACGGGAACGACGCGATCCGGTCCCGAAAAGGAAGACGCAAACCGAAATCCGAGTCTGAAAGGCAAAGAGCTTGAAGCACATGAAAATGGCAGTGTTCAAGAAATCAACCATGGTCCAAGCAACGGCAAGTTAGAAAATGGATCGCCTTTGAGCGGCTCACATCAGGTCCTCAACGGCGCTGAACCTAAGACAGAGTACCTGTTTGAAATCAACAAGACTGAAATTTACCCCAGTGATCATGTCACCGAGGCTCAACCGAAGGTCGAAGAGTACGACCTCGAGAAGATTTTGGACCAGCAAGAAACTCATGACCTGTTCTGTCCCAACTGCAAGTCGTGCATAACTCGGAGGGTGAtcctgaagaagaggaagaggacagtaagaacaacaacaacaccagatgGACCGTCAAAGAGACCGTACACTGAAGAAGTGCCACTGCCTTCTGCCACTGAAGTAGATGAGCAAGAATCACCCGAAGTGTTCAGATGTTTGTcatgcttctccttcttcattcCAACAG GATGCAGTTTCAACATATTCCGTATATTTGGGAGGAGGGATGTGGGCGGACAACCTGATGTTCTGCCTCCTCCTGCATCAAAGGACACGCCTCCTCGCTCTGAAAATTGCACAAGCTGGCTTCTGTCTTGTTTCCAGCCAGGAGATAGCCCAAACCAACCTGCTCCTGCTGCTG ATTCAGTGACGGTGCCACTGCTGTCCGGTACACCGAGCTCAGACGATACAACCACGATAGCTGAATCTAGCACATCATATGTTCATCATAGTCATGGCACGGTTGTAAAACCAGAGCATTTGGCAGTTGAATCACATTCAGAGAACCAAGCTACTACAG ATCCAGCGACGATGCCACTGCAGTCAGTGACACAGAACTCCAATGATACAACCACTAAAACTGAATCCAGCACATCCTATGTTCATCATAGTCAGGGCACAGTTGCTAACCCAGAGCACTCGACTGTCGAGTCATCGTCGGGGCATCAGaccaccacaatcaccacaactacAACCACGAAAGCAACTGCTTCATCATCCTCCACAAACACATCGTCTCACACGGCGTCTGCTACAG GTTTCTTCCACACAGACACACTGGAAGTGGTAACCGGTGAAATGCCTCCCTCAAAGCCTGACGGTGGTGCAATCCACCACCTACTTGGCCATGAAG ATGTTCGCAGAACTGCAATGACTACCTCCGAGAATGGCTTTACAACCCATTCAGTTCACACATCAGGAATGAAGGTCGATGGCCCGAATGTGACGAATGTCGCGAGGGGCGACATATCAACCTCGCCGATTCCTCAAGCAACAGATCCACATCATTTAGTGGTATCAGTCCCTGAACAAGTGAATCCGACTCCTCCTAGACCCCAACAGAGGGATGACTGGGATATACTGAAAGCCATAGTGTATGGAGGCTTAGTGGAGTCTGTCACCAGCCTCTCCGTTGTTTCGGCAGCCGCATCAAGCGGCGCAAAAACAT TGGATATATTCATCTTGGGCATGGCCAACCTTATTGGTGGACTTCCTCTCATTTTTCACAAT ATCGCTGATCTGAGAGACATCCGTGATGTGGACGGGGGTAACGAGCGAGTCGGACACTACTGGCTGCAGCTAGGAAGGCGGTCGAAAGCCCGGCTGCACATGATCCTGGCACTGCTGTCATACATCGTGTTCGGGCTACTTCCACCGGTCATCTACGGGTTGTCGTTCCGCGAGAGCAACGACAGGGAGAACAAGATGATGGCCGTCGCCGGTGCTTCGCTCGCCTGCATCGCTCTGCTGGCACTCGGAAAGGCGCATGTCAAGACGGCACCCAGGACATACTTCAAGACCCTCATGTACTACCTGACcatcgccgtgagctcgtcggggCTGTCGTACGTCGCCGGGGTGCTGATCACGCGGCTCCTGGAGCACTTTGGTGTGATCGAGCAAGGCGCGTCGGCTGCTCCTGCTCCTCCAGGCATGTCGTTCCCTCATTCAGTGGGTGCTCAGACATCTGCATGGGCATCATTCTGA
- the LOC123409272 gene encoding glutaminyl-peptide cyclotransferase-like, whose amino-acid sequence MTAGSRRRPPPHRRRASAMAPSPLSVSAPIATAAPPPSLRIRRTAVAAAGAALATLLLLAAAAAVWRPAYLPAALLRRPAPVAAARFYSFDLVREYPHDPEAFTQGLLYGGNDTLFESTGLYHQSSVRKVDLRTGKVLDQHQMDGQMFGEGLTLLGDRLFQVTWRKNDGFIYDRFNFSKRESFTHKMRDGWGLATDGKILFGSDGTSRLYQLDPVSLEVTKTVTVKYQDNEVSYINELEYINGEVWANVWQTDCIARVSHEDGEVMSWIFLHELRQQLWNSGNTAIDVLNGIAWDKENNRLFVTGKLWPKLYEIKLRPVDGPPDGSVEKLCPRASFYR is encoded by the exons ATGACCGCCGGCTCCCGACGGAGGCCCCCgccgcaccgccgccgcgccTCCGCCATGGCGCCTTCCCCCCTCTCCGTATCCGCCCCCatcgccaccgccgccccgccgccatcGCTCCGCATCCGCCGCACGGCCGTCGCGGCCGCGGGCGCAGCACTCgcgacgctcctcctcctcgccgcggcCGCCGCCGTCTGGCGCCCGGCCTACCTCCCCGCCGCGCTCCTCCGCCGCCCGGCGCCCGTCGCCGCCGCCAGGTTCTACTCCTTCGACCTGGTCCGCGAGTACCCGCACGACCCCGAGGCCTTCACCCAG GGCCTCCTGTACGGCGGGAACGACACTCTCTTCGAGTCCACCGGCCTCTATCACCAG TCGTCGGTCCGGAAGGTTGATCTTCGAACTGGGAAA GTTTTAGATCAGCACCAAATGGATGGACAGATGTTTGGGGAAGGCCTAACGCTTCTCGGCGACAG ATTGTTTCAAGTTACTTGGCGGAAGAATGATGGATTCATATACGACCGGTTTAACTTTAGCAAG CGTGAGAGTTTTACCCATAAAATGCGTGATGGGTGGGGGTTGGCTACTGATGGAAAAATTCTATTTGGCAGTGATGGtacctcaagattgtaccagctgGATCCAGTATCACTTGAAG TGACGAAGACAGTAACCGTGAAATATCAAGACAATGAAGTGTCCTATATTAATGAACTGGAGTATATAAATGGTGAAGTGTGGGCAAATGTCTGGCAG ACAGATTGCATAGCTAGAGTTTCCCATGAAGATGGCGAAGTCATGAGCTGGATCTTTCTTCATGAGCTGAG GCAGCAATTGTGGAATTCTGGCAACACG GCAATTGATGTTTTAAACGGTATAGCTTGGGATAAAGAAAACAACAGGCTGTTCG TGACCGGGAAATTGTGGCCAAAACTTTATGAGATCAAGCTACGCCCGGTAGATGGGCCGCCGGACGGGTCCGTGGAGAAACTCTGTCCAAGGGCAAGCTTTTATCGCTGA